A window of the Candidatus Rokuibacteriota bacterium genome harbors these coding sequences:
- a CDS encoding TRAP transporter TatT component family protein, which produces MRVDLAARLWAALLWTALVWVVLLWAAAALPAWAQSPLVAELRVWATRYHENPQKIDELRAALEQAAQVNADLDTLLALSQACFIYGDVRAKTPEEKLEAYDRGRQMAKRAVELAPRSAAARFWYGTNTGRWGQTKGVMRSLFLLPTVKDAMEAALELDPAFAPAYALGGNIYYEVPGFVGGDLDRSEAMFRRGLELDPHYTNMRVGLARTLWKKRRTADAQREALAVLDEKAPSNPADWTVKDVPQAKALLEQIKARS; this is translated from the coding sequence ATGCGCGTGGACTTGGCCGCACGGCTTTGGGCCGCACTGCTCTGGACCGCCCTGGTCTGGGTTGTCCTGCTCTGGGCCGCCGCGGCCCTCCCCGCATGGGCGCAGTCGCCGCTCGTCGCCGAGCTTCGCGTCTGGGCGACCCGCTACCACGAGAACCCGCAGAAGATCGACGAGCTCCGGGCCGCCCTCGAACAGGCGGCACAGGTGAACGCCGACCTCGACACGCTGCTGGCCCTCTCGCAGGCCTGCTTCATCTACGGCGACGTACGCGCGAAGACACCGGAGGAGAAGCTCGAGGCCTATGATCGCGGCAGGCAGATGGCCAAGCGTGCCGTCGAGCTCGCGCCGAGGAGCGCCGCGGCCCGCTTCTGGTACGGCACCAACACGGGCCGCTGGGGGCAAACGAAGGGTGTGATGCGCTCGCTCTTCCTCCTGCCCACCGTCAAAGACGCGATGGAGGCGGCGCTCGAGCTCGACCCCGCCTTCGCTCCTGCCTACGCCCTGGGCGGCAACATCTACTATGAGGTCCCGGGCTTCGTCGGCGGGGACCTCGACAGGTCCGAGGCGATGTTCCGCAGGGGCCTCGAGCTCGACCCTCACTATACCAACATGCGCGTAGGCTTGGCCCGCACGCTCTGGAAGAAGCGGCGAACGGCCGACGCCCAGCGGGAGGCCCTGGCCGTACTGGACGAGAAGGCGCCGAGCAATCCCGCCGACTGGACCGTGAAGGACGTTCCGCAGGCCAAGGCGCTCCTCGAGCAGATCAAGGCGCGCTCCTGA